In a genomic window of Myxococcales bacterium:
- a CDS encoding CDP-alcohol phosphatidyltransferase family protein, translated as MSTPPPKRPLISANMVTEARLVTMPLISWLVYRGYATGNQDYLWFALVFGTLIGCTDFVDGYLARKYGPTVFGGLLDPIADKVFIALAYMPFADDQIGLVPVWACAFMFVREFLVTALRSAYEQRALSLKTSYLAKAKTWTQMQGIGMLVLFPLIGRDRPMTVIFWIGILGPLVAAGALYAIKKKLWPGAFWMSGAFVGILAIHMHNPAWTMKAVMGVIVAITWLSGLDYVFAGFSQLRGRGDFNRGDAVRLLGSVALPLTAFAALSESPAPAWPLITMVSLELAAGGLDNLLSHHRHAAGAIAWGLRTLGGAALLGLAVAIPAQATALVLAAMGVSVVGVAREFWRGRDYYLDKRIRRRELATTPAA; from the coding sequence GTGTCGACGCCCCCGCCCAAGCGGCCGCTGATCAGCGCCAACATGGTGACCGAGGCGCGCCTGGTCACGATGCCGCTCATCTCGTGGCTGGTGTACCGGGGCTACGCCACCGGCAACCAGGACTACCTGTGGTTCGCGCTGGTGTTCGGCACGCTGATCGGCTGCACCGACTTCGTCGACGGCTACCTGGCCCGCAAGTACGGGCCGACGGTGTTCGGCGGCCTGCTCGACCCGATCGCCGACAAGGTCTTCATCGCCCTGGCGTACATGCCGTTCGCCGACGATCAGATCGGCCTGGTGCCGGTGTGGGCGTGCGCGTTCATGTTCGTGCGCGAGTTCCTGGTGACCGCGCTGCGCTCGGCCTACGAGCAGCGCGCGCTGTCGCTCAAGACCAGCTACCTGGCCAAGGCCAAGACCTGGACCCAGATGCAGGGCATCGGGATGCTGGTGCTGTTCCCGCTGATCGGGCGCGATCGACCGATGACCGTGATCTTCTGGATCGGCATCCTCGGCCCGCTGGTCGCCGCCGGCGCGCTCTACGCGATCAAGAAGAAGCTGTGGCCGGGCGCGTTCTGGATGAGCGGCGCGTTCGTCGGCATCCTGGCGATCCACATGCACAACCCGGCGTGGACGATGAAGGCCGTGATGGGCGTGATCGTCGCCATCACCTGGCTGTCGGGCCTCGACTACGTCTTCGCCGGGTTCTCGCAGCTGCGCGGGCGCGGCGACTTCAACCGCGGCGACGCCGTGCGCCTGCTCGGCTCGGTCGCGCTGCCGCTGACCGCGTTCGCGGCGCTGTCGGAGAGCCCGGCCCCGGCCTGGCCGCTGATCACGATGGTGTCGCTCGAGCTGGCGGCTGGCGGGCTCGACAACCTGCTGTCGCACCACCGCCACGCGGCCGGCGCGATCGCGTGGGGCCTGCGCACGCTCGGCGGCGCGGCGCTGCTGGGCCTCGCGGTCGCCATCCCCGCGCAGGCGACCGCGCTGGTGCTGGCGGCGATGGGCGTCTCGGTCGTCGGCGTGGCTCGTGAGTTCTGGCGCGGCCGCGACTACTACCTCGACAAGCGCATCCGGCGCCGCGAGCTGGCCACGACGCCGGCCGCCTGA
- a CDS encoding metallophosphoesterase, with translation MGRPTLFAACLAAACGGTPAADDIDVTDARGDGAGPVDAAIDAPPPKVVRFAAIGDTGKGNTDQRAVAVAMRDVCAARGCDFVLMLGDNIYDSGVDSVTSPEWQSKFEQPYADIDLPFYAVLGNHDYGGNIFGFEAGGVGNEWNLGQIEVDYTQVSTKWKMPATHYTLKRGHVGFLMLDTNAIMWGNTTYGDQAAWLPTAMQELAGSEWILVAGHHPYRSNGEHGNAGNYDAPELLGIPIPNPVPQLNGSEVKAFFDDHLAGVGQVYFAGHDHSRQWLDEADTLGGTELIVNGAGATVTSLRDRGNQFFWQDATIPGFLYVTVVDDRLTGEFFDKAGVSQYTRSFTHP, from the coding sequence ATGGGTCGCCCCACGCTGTTCGCCGCCTGCCTCGCCGCGGCGTGTGGCGGCACTCCCGCCGCCGACGACATCGACGTCACTGACGCCCGAGGCGACGGCGCGGGCCCGGTCGACGCCGCGATCGACGCGCCGCCGCCCAAGGTGGTGCGGTTCGCGGCGATCGGCGACACCGGCAAGGGCAACACGGATCAGCGGGCGGTGGCGGTGGCGATGCGCGACGTGTGCGCGGCCCGCGGCTGCGACTTCGTGCTGATGCTGGGCGACAACATCTACGACTCGGGCGTCGACTCGGTGACCTCGCCCGAGTGGCAGTCCAAGTTCGAGCAGCCCTACGCCGACATCGACCTGCCGTTCTACGCGGTGCTCGGCAACCACGACTACGGCGGCAACATCTTCGGGTTCGAGGCCGGCGGCGTCGGCAACGAGTGGAACCTGGGGCAGATCGAGGTCGACTACACGCAGGTGTCGACCAAGTGGAAGATGCCGGCGACCCACTACACGCTCAAGCGCGGCCACGTCGGGTTCCTCATGCTCGACACCAACGCGATCATGTGGGGCAACACCACGTACGGCGACCAGGCCGCGTGGCTGCCGACCGCGATGCAGGAGCTGGCCGGCAGCGAGTGGATCCTCGTCGCCGGCCACCACCCGTACCGCTCCAACGGCGAGCACGGCAACGCCGGCAACTACGACGCGCCGGAGCTCCTGGGCATCCCGATCCCCAACCCGGTGCCGCAGCTCAACGGCTCCGAGGTCAAGGCGTTCTTCGACGATCACCTCGCCGGGGTCGGCCAGGTGTACTTCGCCGGCCACGACCACAGCCGGCAGTGGCTGGACGAGGCCGACACGCTCGGCGGCACCGAGCTGATCGTCAACGGCGCCGGGGCCACGGTCACCAGCCTGCGGGACCGCGGCAACCAGTTCTTCTGGCAGGACGCCACCATCCCCGGCTTCCTCTACGTCACCGTCGTCGACGATCGCCTCACCGGCGAGTTCTTCGACAAGGCCGGCGTGTCGCAGTACACGCGGTCGTTCACCCACCCGTAG
- a CDS encoding sel1 repeat family protein, translated as MLGLGAPQDAVEARRLYAAACDAGDGMSCQTTGAHEVKHGDRARGLALLRRSCDLGVAGGCTALGDAALADDEVGLATAAYQAACRIDNTASCLGLAELYLDGRGVARDPARGRALLQDSCDDHDAAACVRLGERLRTGDGLERDERAAVAALVAGCDIGYGSACLAAAELLTTGDQLPPDPTRAASLRDRACAVEPRRCAPTSAPARASGARPNGDER; from the coding sequence ATGCTCGGCCTCGGCGCGCCGCAGGACGCGGTCGAGGCCCGTCGCCTCTACGCCGCGGCGTGCGACGCCGGCGACGGCATGTCGTGTCAGACCACCGGCGCGCACGAGGTCAAGCACGGCGATCGCGCGCGCGGCCTGGCGCTGTTGCGCCGGAGCTGCGACCTCGGGGTCGCCGGCGGCTGCACCGCGCTCGGCGACGCGGCGCTCGCCGACGACGAGGTCGGGCTCGCGACGGCGGCGTATCAGGCCGCGTGCCGGATCGACAACACCGCGAGCTGCCTCGGCCTCGCCGAGCTGTACCTCGACGGTCGCGGCGTCGCGCGCGATCCGGCGCGCGGGCGGGCGCTGCTGCAAGACAGCTGCGACGACCACGACGCCGCAGCCTGCGTGCGGCTGGGCGAGCGCCTGCGCACCGGCGACGGCCTCGAGCGCGACGAGCGCGCGGCGGTCGCGGCGCTGGTCGCGGGCTGCGACATCGGCTACGGCTCGGCGTGCCTCGCGGCGGCCGAGCTGCTGACCACCGGCGACCAGCTCCCACCGGACCCGACCCGCGCCGCGTCGCTCCGCGACCGCGCCTGCGCCGTCGAGCCACGGCGCTGCGCCCCGACGTCGGCCCCGGCGCGCGCCAGCGGCGCGCGCCCGAATGGCGACGAGCGCTGA
- a CDS encoding glycosyltransferase family 2 protein, protein MYQQLRVAVVIPAYNEERAIGEVVARVPAYVDQVLVVDDASADATADHARAAGAVRGATEVLVHDQNRGVGGAIVTGYRRALALGADAIAVMAGDGQMDPADLPALLDPIAAGVADYVKGNRFRHPEVWSAMPPARIVGNLVLSAATKVTSGYTHVFDSQCGYTVASAAALRAIDLDRVFPRYGYPNDLLSHLHTAAMRVRDVPVRPVYGPAWKSGINLGTALHPIPWVLFRSWSARVATEARARWRARA, encoded by the coding sequence ATGTACCAGCAGTTGCGCGTCGCCGTCGTGATCCCGGCCTACAACGAGGAGCGGGCGATCGGCGAGGTGGTCGCGCGCGTCCCCGCGTACGTCGACCAGGTGCTCGTCGTCGACGACGCCTCGGCCGACGCGACCGCCGACCACGCCCGCGCCGCCGGGGCGGTCCGGGGCGCGACCGAGGTGCTCGTCCACGATCAGAACCGTGGGGTCGGCGGCGCGATCGTCACCGGCTACCGCCGCGCGCTGGCGCTGGGCGCCGACGCGATCGCGGTCATGGCGGGCGACGGCCAGATGGACCCGGCCGATCTGCCGGCGCTGCTCGATCCGATCGCCGCCGGCGTCGCCGACTACGTCAAGGGCAACCGGTTCCGGCACCCGGAGGTGTGGAGCGCGATGCCGCCGGCGCGGATCGTCGGCAACCTGGTGCTGTCGGCCGCGACCAAGGTGACCTCGGGCTACACCCACGTGTTCGACTCGCAGTGCGGCTACACCGTCGCGTCGGCGGCGGCGCTGCGCGCGATCGACCTCGACCGCGTGTTCCCGCGCTACGGCTACCCCAACGACCTGCTCTCGCACCTGCACACCGCGGCCATGCGCGTGCGCGACGTGCCGGTGCGGCCGGTCTACGGCCCGGCGTGGAAGAGCGGCATCAACCTCGGCACCGCGCTGCACCCGATCCCGTGGGTGCTGTTCCGCTCGTGGAGCGCGCGGGTGGCGACCGAGGCCCGGGCTCGCTGGCGCGCGCGCGCCTGA
- a CDS encoding single-stranded DNA-binding protein: MAGGVNKVILIGHLGADPDMRYTPSGAGVCELRVATSESWKDKNGQRQERTEWHRVVVWGKTAEICAKYLAKGRQVYIEGRIQTRTYDDKEGQKRYITEVIANDVQFLSSGREGGAGGGKGRGADDGPPPPEPDFGGGGPGGGGGGPDDDIPF, translated from the coding sequence ATGGCTGGCGGAGTCAACAAAGTCATCCTCATCGGACACCTCGGGGCCGACCCGGACATGCGCTACACCCCGAGCGGGGCCGGCGTATGTGAGCTGCGGGTCGCGACCAGCGAGAGCTGGAAGGACAAGAACGGGCAGCGCCAGGAACGGACCGAGTGGCACCGCGTCGTGGTCTGGGGCAAGACCGCCGAGATCTGCGCCAAGTACCTGGCCAAGGGCCGGCAGGTGTACATCGAGGGGCGCATCCAGACCCGGACCTACGACGACAAGGAAGGTCAGAAGCGCTACATCACCGAGGTGATCGCCAACGACGTGCAGTTCCTGTCGAGCGGTCGCGAGGGTGGTGCCGGCGGCGGCAAGGGCCGCGGCGCCGACGACGGTCCGCCCCCGCCCGAGCCGGATTTCGGCGGTGGTGGCCCGGGCGGCGGTGGCGGCGGTCCCGACGACGACATCCCGTTCTGA
- a CDS encoding serine/threonine-protein kinase PknK translates to MDGDQDRILPDRFELVRELGSGGMGLVFEAFDQAFGRTVAVKLFHERSPATIDRIKHEFRVAAAIKHTSLVRLGELFEHAGSLCFSMEYIDGVDLSSWIGAARVERTRAAVVQLAGALAALHQAGVVHRDVKPSNVAVTGEGRVVLLDLGLAVPIGGGRLELTGTVEYIAPELVHGGAPTPALDVYALGATAFELLTGHPPFEGAPLEILVAKTERDAPRVASLVRGVPPDLDHLVASMLARDPADRPSARVVALALGSATARTPRRRRVTSSPRQLVGRRDELAALLAATEDLGRADQTTLYLVRGAAGVGKSAILNAFADAAAARGHVVAIGRCAPREHLRYNAWDALIDALASYLEALPPDERAAVVPDGAEALARVFPSFERVAEIAGPSADPPEEVTSAAVDALRALLHGIARSQRVISILDDAQWATADSFALLLDTLRDPSPPCMVVFCVRTAAALPTSAQDRLARLRELPIRLRFLDVAPLPDDDMIAFATRLTNDAEAGRRIGLAAAGNPMFAEQLASDPGATTDDVETLLTRRVGSLATDPARVLRMITAAGEAVTQGQISDALDMSDDTLANILEYLIERALVRVAGVTRDDTCELVHELVARAVERAAGDPTLATEHRLLAGVLAEHTPNDPREIEHWVAAGDGERAAAAAGALVERARDALAMGRAAMLCELVLTRAPPGAPLRLRRQLAEALAGAGAGERAAEAYLAASQAADGDERIDLERLAAEHFLRSGRIDDGVRVARRVATSLGLDLDVSHSRVLGKITMERIRNRWRGLVLARSTSAIDLGRADACLSLSNGLTMLDTVRAAWFTSRAVRYALDSGSPGHAARAISLDAVLLAARGPSQERRVRDALAQARAFATQARDRAALALVELAAGVAALLRADYRATRLHCDQASAMFRTAVAGVAFDQHVADYFGIVATYWLGEWGELARRRRALVRVADSTDDRFARLCAQTGPGIVVDLIAGADPDALHAELAATMQQWPRAQAPTSFARQLVAATTIDRFRGRDDLALARLEEAWPHLTRTRVLATDQNKSTILAVRAPALLGVGRLTEAAVDARAMRGMASMTGPAALTEAAIVAHGGGDPRALLDEAVSAAEAAGLMAVVAAARARRGRVLGGDDGAAERLAAIDLATRLELGDAERAFDLLAPWP, encoded by the coding sequence ATGGACGGAGATCAGGACCGGATCCTACCGGATCGGTTCGAGCTGGTCCGCGAGCTCGGCTCCGGCGGCATGGGCCTGGTCTTCGAGGCGTTCGATCAGGCGTTCGGTCGCACCGTTGCGGTGAAGCTGTTCCACGAACGCTCGCCCGCGACGATCGACCGGATCAAGCACGAGTTCCGGGTCGCGGCCGCGATCAAGCACACGAGCTTGGTCCGCCTGGGCGAGCTGTTCGAGCACGCCGGGTCGCTGTGCTTCTCCATGGAGTACATCGACGGGGTCGATCTGTCGTCCTGGATCGGCGCGGCCCGCGTCGAGCGGACCCGCGCCGCGGTGGTCCAGCTCGCCGGCGCCCTGGCGGCGCTGCACCAGGCCGGCGTGGTCCACCGCGACGTCAAGCCCTCGAACGTGGCCGTGACCGGCGAGGGTCGGGTGGTGCTGCTCGACCTCGGCCTGGCGGTGCCGATCGGCGGCGGGCGCCTCGAGCTGACCGGCACCGTCGAGTACATCGCGCCCGAGCTCGTCCACGGCGGCGCGCCTACGCCGGCCCTCGACGTCTACGCGCTCGGCGCGACCGCGTTCGAGCTGCTGACGGGGCACCCGCCGTTCGAGGGCGCCCCGCTCGAGATCCTGGTCGCGAAGACCGAGCGCGACGCGCCGCGGGTCGCGAGCCTGGTCCGCGGCGTCCCGCCGGATCTCGATCACCTCGTGGCCTCGATGCTGGCCCGCGACCCCGCCGACCGCCCCAGCGCCCGGGTGGTCGCGCTCGCGCTCGGCTCCGCGACCGCGCGGACCCCGCGGCGGCGACGCGTGACCAGCAGCCCGCGCCAGCTCGTGGGCCGGCGCGACGAGCTGGCCGCGCTCCTGGCCGCGACGGAGGACCTGGGCCGCGCGGATCAGACGACCCTGTACCTGGTCCGCGGCGCCGCCGGCGTCGGCAAGAGCGCCATCCTCAACGCGTTCGCCGACGCGGCCGCCGCCCGCGGGCACGTCGTCGCGATCGGCCGCTGCGCCCCGCGCGAACACCTGCGCTACAACGCCTGGGACGCGCTGATCGACGCGCTCGCCAGCTACCTCGAGGCGCTGCCGCCCGATGAGCGCGCCGCGGTCGTGCCCGACGGCGCCGAGGCGCTGGCCCGCGTGTTCCCGTCGTTCGAGCGCGTCGCCGAGATCGCCGGGCCCAGCGCCGACCCGCCCGAGGAGGTCACCAGCGCCGCGGTCGACGCGCTGCGCGCGCTCCTGCACGGGATCGCCCGGTCGCAGCGGGTCATCTCGATCCTCGATGACGCCCAGTGGGCCACCGCGGACAGCTTCGCGCTCTTGCTCGACACGCTGCGCGATCCGTCGCCGCCGTGCATGGTCGTGTTCTGCGTCCGGACCGCGGCGGCGCTGCCGACCTCGGCCCAGGACCGACTGGCGCGCCTGCGCGAGCTGCCGATCCGGCTGCGCTTCCTCGACGTCGCGCCGCTGCCCGACGACGACATGATCGCGTTCGCGACCCGGCTGACCAACGACGCCGAGGCCGGCCGCCGGATCGGCCTGGCCGCGGCCGGCAACCCGATGTTCGCCGAGCAGCTGGCCAGCGACCCCGGCGCCACGACCGACGACGTCGAGACCTTGCTGACCCGCCGCGTGGGCAGCCTCGCCACCGATCCGGCGCGCGTGCTGCGCATGATCACGGCCGCGGGCGAGGCGGTCACCCAGGGCCAGATCAGCGACGCGCTCGACATGAGCGACGACACGCTGGCCAACATCCTCGAGTACCTGATCGAGCGGGCGCTGGTGCGCGTGGCCGGGGTCACCCGCGACGACACCTGCGAGCTGGTCCACGAGCTGGTCGCGCGCGCGGTCGAGCGCGCCGCCGGCGATCCGACCCTGGCGACCGAGCACCGGCTCCTGGCCGGGGTCCTGGCCGAGCACACGCCCAACGACCCGCGCGAGATCGAGCACTGGGTCGCCGCCGGCGACGGCGAGCGCGCGGCCGCCGCGGCGGGCGCCCTGGTCGAGCGCGCGCGCGACGCCCTCGCGATGGGGCGCGCCGCGATGCTGTGCGAGCTGGTGCTGACGCGCGCGCCGCCGGGGGCGCCGCTGCGCCTGCGCCGGCAGCTGGCCGAGGCGCTCGCCGGCGCGGGCGCGGGCGAGCGGGCGGCCGAGGCATACCTGGCTGCTAGCCAGGCGGCCGACGGCGACGAGCGCATCGATCTCGAGCGGCTCGCGGCCGAGCACTTCCTGCGCAGCGGCCGCATCGACGACGGCGTGCGCGTGGCCCGCCGGGTCGCGACCTCGCTCGGGCTCGACCTCGACGTCAGCCACAGCCGGGTGCTCGGCAAGATCACGATGGAGCGCATCCGCAACCGCTGGCGCGGCCTGGTCCTGGCGAGGTCGACGTCGGCGATCGACCTCGGCCGCGCCGACGCGTGCCTGTCGCTGTCGAACGGCCTGACCATGCTCGACACGGTGCGCGCGGCCTGGTTCACCAGCCGCGCGGTGCGCTACGCCCTCGACAGCGGCAGCCCCGGCCACGCCGCGCGGGCGATCAGCCTCGACGCGGTGCTGCTCGCGGCGCGGGGCCCCAGCCAGGAGCGCCGCGTGCGCGACGCGCTGGCCCAGGCCCGGGCGTTCGCCACCCAGGCCCGCGACCGGGCCGCGCTGGCGCTGGTCGAGCTCGCCGCCGGCGTCGCGGCGCTCCTGCGCGCGGACTACCGGGCCACGCGGCTCCACTGCGACCAGGCCTCGGCGATGTTCCGGACCGCGGTCGCGGGCGTCGCGTTCGACCAGCACGTCGCCGACTACTTCGGGATCGTCGCGACCTACTGGCTGGGCGAGTGGGGCGAGCTCGCGCGCCGCCGCCGCGCGCTGGTGCGGGTGGCCGACAGCACCGACGACCGCTTCGCGCGGCTGTGCGCGCAGACCGGGCCCGGCATCGTCGTCGATCTGATCGCCGGCGCCGATCCCGACGCGCTGCACGCCGAGCTCGCCGCGACCATGCAGCAGTGGCCGCGCGCGCAGGCGCCGACCTCGTTCGCGCGCCAGCTGGTGGCCGCGACGACGATCGATCGCTTCCGGGGCCGCGACGATCTGGCGCTGGCGCGGCTCGAGGAGGCCTGGCCCCACCTGACGCGCACGCGCGTGCTCGCGACCGACCAGAACAAGAGCACGATCCTCGCGGTGCGCGCGCCGGCGCTGCTCGGCGTGGGGCGCCTCACCGAGGCCGCGGTCGACGCCCGCGCGATGCGTGGGATGGCGTCGATGACCGGGCCCGCGGCGCTGACCGAGGCCGCGATCGTGGCCCACGGCGGCGGCGACCCGCGCGCGCTGCTCGACGAGGCGGTCAGCGCCGCCGAGGCCGCGGGGCTGATGGCGGTGGTCGCCGCGGCCCGCGCGCGCCGCGGTCGCGTGCTGGGTGGCGACGACGGCGCCGCCGAGCGCCTGGCGGCGATCGATCTGGCGACCCGGCTCGAGCTCGGCGACGCCGAGCGCGCGTTCGACCTCCTCGCGCCGTGGCCGTAA